From the genome of Hathewaya histolytica, one region includes:
- the rsmA gene encoding 16S rRNA (adenine(1518)-N(6)/adenine(1519)-N(6))-dimethyltransferase RsmA: MDNLNTKELVNRYDFKFSKSLGQNFLIDETVLSDILDSANVTKEDFIIEIGPGVGTLTKELLKRAKKVCAVELDSRLIPILQTELSSFDNFMLINKDALKIDFKDIIEEENSVKIVANLPYYVTTPIISKLLTEGCNFKSLTIMIQKEVAERMAADPNTKEYGALSILTQYYCNTEIIRKVSPSCFIPRPKVESIVIKLEKLEKPSVEVQDEKMFFAVVRAAFNMRRKTLWNATKNLGIEKGTMENIFEESKIDSKRRGETLTLQEFANLTNTILKFK; the protein is encoded by the coding sequence ATGGATAATTTAAATACTAAAGAACTAGTAAATAGATATGACTTTAAGTTTTCTAAAAGTCTAGGACAGAATTTTTTAATTGATGAGACTGTTCTTTCTGATATATTAGATTCAGCTAATGTAACTAAAGAAGATTTTATAATTGAAATAGGTCCTGGAGTTGGGACGTTAACTAAAGAACTTTTAAAACGAGCTAAAAAGGTTTGTGCAGTGGAATTAGATAGCAGATTAATACCGATATTACAAACAGAGCTTTCTTCTTTTGATAATTTTATGCTAATTAATAAAGATGCATTAAAGATAGATTTTAAAGATATTATAGAGGAAGAAAACTCTGTAAAAATAGTTGCTAATCTGCCATACTATGTAACTACACCTATAATTTCTAAATTACTTACAGAAGGATGTAATTTTAAGTCATTAACTATAATGATACAGAAGGAAGTAGCAGAGAGAATGGCAGCTGACCCTAATACAAAGGAATATGGGGCATTATCTATATTAACTCAATATTATTGTAATACAGAAATTATAAGAAAAGTTTCACCTAGTTGCTTTATTCCAAGACCTAAAGTAGAATCCATAGTAATTAAGCTTGAGAAGTTAGAAAAACCTAGTGTAGAGGTTCAAGATGAAAAGATGTTTTTTGCAGTAGTAAGAGCCGCTTTTAACATGAGGAGAAAAACACTTTGGAACGCAACGAAAAATTTAGGTATTGAAAAAGGCACTATGGAGAATATTTTTGAGGAAAGTAAAATAGATTCAAAAAGAAGAGGAGAGACCTTAACTCTTCAAGAATTTGCAAATTTAACTAATACTATATTGAAATTTAAATAA